A window of the Podarcis raffonei isolate rPodRaf1 chromosome 4, rPodRaf1.pri, whole genome shotgun sequence genome harbors these coding sequences:
- the P2RY2 gene encoding P2Y purinoceptor 2 — MANASLLLLLRSLNTSANTSDADCEEEDPYRCTFNEEFKYILLPVSYSLVFVVGLCLNLLALYIFLFRIKTWNASTTYMFNLAVSDTLYVISLPLLVYYYAKRNHWPFSVGLCKIVRFLFYTNLYCSILFLLCISIHRFMGICLPLKSLEWGQVRYARWVSATVWAVVIACQSPVLYFVTTSPRCDKITCHDTSAKDLFGDFIIYSTVMLVLLFCIPFLVIIVCYSLMARRLLQPTRGTTRMSSSKKKSVKMIAVVLAVFIICFLPFHITRTLYYYFRDWDLSCATLDAINLAYKLTRPLASTNSCLDPILYFLAGQKFVKFACPKTPGPGENQMTSNTTVNCRLRARDQLAMKAKNIVS, encoded by the coding sequence ATGGCGAATGCgtccctgctgctcctgctgcgctCCTTGAACACGAGCGCCAACACCTCCGACGCCGACTGCGAGGAGGAAGACCCCTACAGGTGCACCTTCAACGAGGAGTTCAAGTACATCCTCCTGCCCGTCTCCTACAGCCTCGTCTTCGTGGTGGGCCTGTGCCTCAACCTGCTGGCTCTTTACATCTTCCTTTTCCGCATCAAGACCTGGAATGCTTCAACCACCTACATGTTCAACCTGGCTGTGTCGGACACCTTGTACGTGATCTCTCTGCCGCTCCTGGTCTACTACTACGCCAAGAGGAACCACTGGCCCTTCAGCGTGGGCTTGTGCAAGATCGTCCGCTTCCTCTTCTACACCAACCTCTACTGCAGCATCCTCTTCTTGCTCTGCATCAGCATCCATCGTTTCATGGGCATCTGCCTCCCGTTGAAGTCCCTGGAGTGGGGACAAGTCCGCTATGCACGGTGGGTCTCGGCCACCGTCTGGGCGGTCGTCATCGCCTGCCAGTCGCCCGTGCTCTACTTTGTCACCACCAGCCCCCGGTGCGACAAGATCACTTGCCACGACACGTCGGCGAAGGACCTCTTCGGGGACTTCATCATCTACAGCACCGTGATGCTGGTCCTTCTCTTCTGCATCCCCTTCCTGGTCATCATCGTCTGCTACTCCCTGATGGCTCGCCGGTTGCTCCAGCCCACCCGCGGCACCACCCGAATGtccagctccaagaagaagtcgGTCAAGATGATCGCCGTCGTCCTGGCGGTCTTCATCATCTGCTTCTTGCCCTTCCACATCACTCGGACCTTATACTATTACTTCCGCGACTGGGACCTCAGCTGCGCCACTCTCGACGCCATCAACTTGGCATACAAACTCACCCGGCCCCTGGCTAGCACCAACAGCTGCCTGGACCCTATCTTGTACTTTTTAGCAGGGCAGAAGTTTGTGAAATTTGCTTGCCCCAAAACGCCGGGGCCGGGCGAGAACCAGATGACCTCAAACACCACCGTCAACTGCCGCTTGCGGGCCAGAGACCAGTTAGCGATGAAAGCGAAAAACATCGTGTCGTAG